The genomic region GCACCGCAAAGAGGACCGCGCAGGTACCACGGCGGCGGCACGCTGGTGATGCCGACCCACAGGCCGATCGACATGCGCGCGACGTAGTAACCCCACACCAGGATCCCGCCGGCGACTCCGTACACGCTCCACTTCTCCGGCACCGGCCCATGCACGAGCGCAGGCATCCAGCCGAGGACGAGCCCGAGCAGCACGCAGACCAACGTGTAGCCGAGCCTGGCGGGCGAGGAGCTCACCCGTCGTCAGGCTTGCGGCAGCAGGCGCGCGACGAGCGCTTCGCAGTCGGCCATCTCCATGTAGCGCGGCACGGGATAGTTCATGCGCGCTTCGGCGAGCGCGGCACGGGAGATCTCGGGAATGTCGTGGCGCTGCAGTGCTGCGAGCGTCGGTGGAATGCCGACTCTCGCCGCCAGCTCGCGCACCGCATCGAGAAACGCCCTGGCCAGTGCGAGCTCGCCGGTTCCTTCGAGGCCGATCATGCGCGCCATGTCGGCCATGCGCGAGCTTGCCGAGTCCATCGAAAACTCGAGCACGTGCGGCAGCACGGTCGCGTTCGCGAGCCCGTGCGGCGTGCGGTAGTGCGCGCCGAGCTGATGCGCGATGGCATGCACGTATCCGACGCTCGTACGCGTGAAGGCGAGGCCTGCGTAGTATGAGGCCAGCGCCATTGCGCGACGCGCATCCAGGTTCGAGCCGTCTTCGTAAGCTTTCGGCAGATTCGTAAAGATCAGCCGTATGGCGGCCGACGCCCAGCGCTCGGTCTGCTGGTTGGACGTCTTCGAAAGATAGGATTCGATCGCGTGCGTGAGCGCGTCCATGCCGGTCGCCGCGGTCACCGCGGGCGGAAGCCCGACCATCAGCTCCGGATCGAGGGCCGTCATCAGCGGCAGAAGCTTGGGATCGACGAAGAACTTCTTGGCGTGCGTGACCGGATCGGAGACGACGGCGGCAATCGTCACCTCGGAGCCGGTGCCGGCCGTGGTGGGAATCGCGTACAGCGGCACCGGCTGGCGTCGGACTTTCAGGAGGCCTTCGAGCTTGCGCAATGGCTTGTCGTTGGTTGCCGCGGCGGAGATGACCTTCGCGGCGTCCATCGGTGAGCCGCCGCCGATGGCCACGATCGCATCGCAGCGCTCGCGCTTCAGCATCGCGAGGCCCGCGGCGACGTGATCGGACGTCGGATCGGGCTCGACGCCGTCGTAGACGCACGTCGCAACGCCGCATTCCTCGAGCGCGCTGGTGATGCGCGCGACGATCCCGAGCTTGACCAGCACGGCGTCGGTGACGACCAGCGCCTTTTTCACGCCGGCTTCTGCGATCGCGGAGCATAAATCCCTGGAGGAGCCGGCGCCGAGCAGCGTCATCGGGACGCGATCCGGAATCAGTCGGGATGCCACTCCGGTTACGGCGATCGCGATGTCGTGCGCGGCCTTCAAGGCAGTCGTTCGCATGGTGCTCATGGGCCCGCTTGTAGCGAGTCGGTGCCGCGAGGTCATGCGGGATCGTATCGACGGCCGTCCGCGAAACGTCCGCAGCTTTTGGGCAGGCTGGTTGCGACGTTCCGTAACGACGCTGCGCGGCAAGAAAACGCTGCGCCCCCTCGCTTGCGCCGAGTCCGACCGTGAGAGTACTCTGTCGCCGCGACCGTGTTCTCGGGGGATCCGGACGGGAAAGACTGGAGGGAAACATGAACCGATTCGCACGCCCGCCTCACGGCGAGTTTCCGGCGTTCGCAATGCGCCGATCCGGAGAGATCGTCCCATCCGTGCTCGCCGCGGCGCTTGCACTCGCTGTCGCCGGTCCGGCGCGCGCCGCGGATAACGCGTCGGTCGCGCGCGCCGCCGACGCCCCGGTTTCCCGCAACTCTGCAAAGGCCGCGCCGGTGGCGGTTCCGCCGCCGGGTACAGTCGTAAGCGCGGCCAACGTCAACCAGTACCGCCACCTGCTGAGCCCGGGCATGCAATGGCTGGTCGAGCGCGGAGGCGCGATGCCGGTCCGCGCGTACGAAAAAATCGACGATCCGCCGCCGTATATCGAAGCCACCGAGAAGTTCGCGGGCCAGGTGTCGCTGTCGCCCGACGGCGTGACGCTCGTCAATCACGTCGCGGGCAAGCCGTTTCCGAAGATCGATCCGGACGATCCGTGGATTGCGAACAAGCTGATGTTCAACTTCGGCGCCGCGATCGCGATCGACGATTCGGATACGCGCAACTTCGACTGCGACACCGGCCAGGTCGGCGCCAAAGGCAATCCGACTCGAGTCGAAAAGCATTTCCTCATCGATCACATCCGCCGGCTCTTCTTCCGCGAACGTCTGGTGGTCGATCCGAAACCGGCGATGGCCAACCGCGACCAGGCGCGCTTCAAGGAAGCGCTCTATCCGCTGATCGAACCGTTCGACCTCAAGGGAACCGGATTCACGTTCACGCGCTACACCGACAACGCGCGCCAGGACGACACGTGGCTGTACCTGCCGCAGCTTCGCCGGGTGCGGCGACTTTCTTCGGCGCAGCGCTCCGACGCGCTCTTCGGCCAGGACACCGACGCGGACAGCTTCGAAGGCTACCAGGGCAACATCGCGTGGATGACGTGGAAGCTCGTCGGCGAGCAGAAAATCCTCGGCACGATGCATGCGAAACAGCTGCCGGTGGTCTGGCAGAAAGGCTCGGGCGATTTCCTCCACGACGACGTCTGGGAGCCGCGCGATGTGTACATCATCGAAGGTGTCTCGAAGCTGCCGCAGTACGCGTATTCCAAGCGCGTGATCTACCTCGACAAGGAAGTCTTCCGCGTGCCGTTTACCGACATGTACGACAACGGCGGCGAGCTCTGGAAGGTGTGGGTGAACAACTACAAGTTCGCCAAGGAGCCGATTGCCGGCGCGAAGTACGGCATGCCGTGGGTGTTCGGCTATCGGCCGTCGATCTCGATGGTCGACATCCAGCTCGAGCACGGAACGTACTGCTCGCTGCCGAGCTCGCGGTTCCCCGGCGAACAGGGCTGGTACGTCGACCTCGGTGACAAGGAAGGGACGACGGAAGAATTCTTCGATCTGTCGGCGATCATCGCTGCCGGCCGCGGTTAGGCGGCCGGCAGCTTTCGTCGCACGATCCTGTCGGCCCGCACGATCAGGTCGGACAGACCAGCGAGACCACCTGCGCGACGGCGGCCTTGAGGATGCGCAGCGCATCTGAAGCCAGCACGGTCTGATTGCCGTCGACGCTGCAGACACGCGGGTCGCAGAGCGTTCCGCTTACGGCCGCTTTCAGCACGAACAACGCGTCACTCGACTTCGGAAGGACGCCCGTCGAGTTCGTGGGTTTGCCGCAGGGGATGCGCACGCAGTCGACGCCGCAGTATTCTCCCGGCGTGAACGTCTTGTTCCCGTCGTCGCACGCCTCGCCTTCGTCCACGTTGCCGTCTCCGCACTGGCCGTTGCAGGGATGGATAGGCGTCGACTCGCACACCCCTCCGACGCATTCGTCGGTCGTGCACTGGTCACCGTCGTCGCACGCGGTGCCATTGGGCTGGAAGGAATCCGTGGGGCAGCTCGCCGACGTGCCGCTGCAGTTCTCCGCCTTGTCGCAGACGCCGGCGGAGGCGCGGCAGATCGTCGACGAAACGCTGAACGAGTTCGCGGGGCATGCCGCCGAGCTGCCGCTGCAGGTCTCGGCAACGTCGCATAGGCCGGCGGAGCCGCGGCACGTGGTTGCCGCGCTGCTGTAGGAACAGTCGCTCTCGCAGCACGCGCCGCCGTCGCAGTCCTCGCCGGCGTCGACGATGCCGTTTCCGCAACCGGCCGGTGCGACGCCGCAGATCGATTCGCAGCCGGACTCACCCGCAGTGCAGCGACAGAGTTTTACGAAGGTATTGATCCGAAGGTCCGCAGGGCCGGTCAGCCCCACCACGTTGTTGATGAGGGTCGAAGTCGATGCCGGAACGCAGAAAAGCCCGGCCAACTGCTCCCGGGTCGAGTCCGGTGCGCAGAAGTCGCCCGTGGCCGTACAGTCGGCATTCGATGCGCAAGTCTTGTCCTGGAACGCGCAGAACATGCCCACCGGCGAAGCGTCGCCGGAGCGGGTGATGCGTGATTCGTAGCAAGGTCTGCCCGCGACGATGCAGGTGCCTGCGATCTCGTTCTCGCAATCGGCGTTACTGTTGCAACCGAGATACGGCTTCAGCGAGCAGCTCCTGGTCTTTGTGACCTCGCAGCGCTCGCTCTCGTTGGTGCCGCAGATGCCCTTGTCCTGCGAGCAGTCATTCGGCTTCTGCTGTGCAAGGTTGGGTGACGTCACGCCCCCGGTGCCTTTCTGGCAGGTCTGTCCGGCCGAACACTCGCTGCTTTCGAAACACGGCTGCGCGGGATCGTTGTTGCAGAACCCGCAGTGGCACCAATACCCGCACGTGACGGGCTGTTCCGGTGCTTCGGCACAAACTCCGTGGCCGGTGCAGTTTCCGTCGCCCGCGCAATGGATCGACGAATCGCCGGTGCAGCGCCTGCAGTCGGCATTGCTCGTGCATACACCTCCCGTCGGGTCGTCGGTGCATTTCGGGTTGGTGGCGGGATTGAGGGGATTGGCCGCGAACGATCCGTTCCCGCACTGCAGACCGGCGGTTCTCGTGGTCGTGCCGGTGCCGAGATCTCCTATCTTGAAGACCAGGCCTGTACCGGCGATGTTGTCTGCGATTGCCGGCGCACAATCCGACGATGTCCCGCCAAAAAACGGGGTAACGCCCTCGACCGTGCAGGTCGCGCCATCGGACGGCCCTCCTTCGCAAGTGAACGTGTCACCGACCGCCGGGCTCTGGTTCGGCGGCCCGCAACGCGGACACGGCTGCGCCGAGCTGATGCCGAGGTACAGCCGCGTGCGCAGGACCGCCGACAGCGAGGTCTCACCGGTCGCCGTATCGAACGTTCCCGACGCGACGCTGTCGTAAGACGTAACGGCGCAGAACGGGGTGTTCAACAGCGAAAGGGGAATGGGCGGTTCGAACAGCTGCACGCACGCGACATTGGTCGGGCAGTCGGCGTTGGTCGAACATTCGGCGAGCGTCGTGGCGCAGCTGCCGGTGCCGACAGGCCCGGCGATCTCGCACGTCGAGTCGGCATTGCAATCGCACGTCGCGGTGCACTGGCCGCCGCCGCAATCGGAGTTGGCGCTGCACGGCTCCTGATTGTTCGAGCATCGCCGGACGATTTCCCACGAAGTGCCAAAGCCAGCCGGAAGACTGCGATCGTCGCCAATGCCGGCCCATCCCAGGCTCAGCGAGGACCCCGGCTCGCTTTCGATGACGAGGCCCTCGCAGGCTGGCGCGCCCGCGCTCGCGCCCGCGCGGAGCGTGACAACGATCGCAACTGCGATCGTCACCAATGGCCGATGACGCCGCAACGATTTTTCCTGCAGTTTGCTGGTTCTCAATTGCTCACTCCTGACGAGAATGTGACGAAACGAACGGCCTTTTGCGGTCAGCGCTGTTCGTCAGTTAAACGGTAGGCGCGCTCTTGTCCAGAAAATTCGGCCCGGCTACGACCGCGCATGATCGAAGTCCGACTCGCCTGCTCCACCGAGATGGAGCAGCTGTTTGCGATCCGCCGCGAAGTGTTCGTTCGGGGTCAAGGCGTGCCGATCGATCGAGAGATCGACGGACTCGACGGCGATGCGACCCATTTCATTGCAGTGATCGGGGACAAAACCATCGGCACGGCGCGTCTTCGGGTCGTGGATGGCCATGCAAAGGTAGAGCGCGTGGCCGTCCGCGAGCCGTGGCGCGGTTGCGGCGCGGGAAGCCGCCTCATGGATGCGGTCGAGTGTCACGCACGGGCCATTGGCCTCACCGAGGTCGTACTGTCCGCGCAGGTTGCCGTCATCCCGTTTTACGAACGGCGCGGTTACGCGGCACACGGGCCGGTATTCGAGGATGCCGGAATTGCGCATCGATCGATGCACAAGACGCTGTGCCGGGAATGATCCGCTCGCGAGCGGCTCGCATTTCTCGACCGGCTTTCTCGCGTGCCGAACATTCGCTGCGCGGTGGCGTTTCTGGCTACTTGATCGCCACCGCATTCGGCGGCGTCGCGATGCCGCCTTCAAGGTGCATCGGCGCCGACACCAGCATGAATTCGTAGCTTCCGTCGGCGGCGCAATCCGCCGCGAGCTCGTCGAGGACGAACTGCTCGCCGAGCGGAAGACCCATCAGCGAAAGCGTGCGGTAGTGGAGCGCGCTCTCGTCGCCGAACGACCACGGCCACGGTTCCACGGCCGGGCAATCGGTGCCGATCGCGGCCACGCGATGATCCCACAGCCATGCGATGAGCTCGCTCGACGATTCGATCCCGCACGCTGCGAGCGCATTGAGCGGAGCCATCGCGATCTTCTGTTCGTCGCTCGATGCGAGATAGGCCCCGAGCCAGCCGGTGCGCACCAGCAGGATCGATCCGGGCTCCAGCGTGGCGTGCTGCGCGGCCAGCGCATCCTCGAGGTCCGCCAGCGAGTAGGAGGCGCTCGTGAGCGGATCGATCGGTCGCCCCAACTTTTCGGTATGCGCACGCACGTCGATCAGCACGCCGCGGCCGACGAACTTGTTCGACCACTTATGGATTCCGAGCTTGCCGCCGGTGCCGTCCTGGATCTGGTCGTCGGTGACGCCGTTGTAGTACGCGCGATGGCGGACGTGGCCGACATGCCCGAGTCCGTCCCACTGGCTGCCTTCCTGCGTGTTGTATGCGTCGAGCGAATCGTCATGGCCGAGAAGCCCGTACTGCTCGAAGCTCACGATCGTGTGACGCGCGGGGCTGCGGTTGAACAGCGGCGGCGTTGCGTAGTTGATCGGCGTGTCGAGCCGGAACACACGGCCCTTGCGCACCAGCTTTGCAGCTTCGACGACGCCGCGCGCGGTCAGGAAGTTGAGGCAGCCAAGCTCGTCATCGTCACCGAATACGCCCCAGTTCGATTCGGGAGGCGCATCCTTGCGGACCGGAAGCTCGGAGAAGCGCGGGATCTTGTCGAAGTCGATGTCGGCCATGGCGGCGACGGTGCCACGTCCGCGCTGCTCAATCACGCGAAGCCGGGTTCGACGTCAGATGGCCGCGTCGAAACCCCGGAATGTGCACGGAATCGCCTTGAGATCCGCGACCAGCTCGGCCGCCTGCTCCGTCGAGACGCCGCGCGGGAAATCGATCGTGATCGAGTCGGCGATGCCGCCGAAGCGCTTCGCGACGGCCGCCGCGAGCTGGTCGTAGCGGCCAATCGCGACGAACTCGTAGAGCAGGTCGTCGGGAACTTCCGCGGCCATTTCCTTCCAGCGGCCCTGCTTCGACATGTCGTGCAGCTTGTGGCCGAGCTCTTCGGCGCCGTGCGATTCGAGCACGCCGTGGTAGCTGCGCGTCGAGCCGTAGAACGCGATCCGGTAGCGGATTGCTTCGAGCGACTTCGCCACGGCCTCGTCGTCTGCGCCGGTCGCGATGAAGCCTCCGCCCCAGATCTCGAATGCCCTCCGCTCGCGCCCGCTCGCGCGCAATCCTTCCTCGAGCGCCGGCATCGCGACGGTTTCCAGGTAGCGGCGCGTTGCGAAGCCGTGCAGGCGGATGCCGTCGCACAGGCGGCCGGCAAGTCCGATCATCGCAGGCTTTACGGCTGCGATCGTCACCGGAATCGGACCGAGCCCGGTCGGCGGCGGCGAGAACTCCGGCGTCATCAGCGTGAACGTGTAATGCTGCCCTTCGAACGCGAGCTTTCCTCCGGTCTCCCAGCAGCGCCAGATCGCGCGCAGCGCTTCGACGTATTCGCGCAGCCGCGGAAGCGGCGCCGTCCATGGAACGCTGAAGCGGCGCTCGTTGTGCCCTTTGACCTGCGTGCCGAGGCCGAGCGTGAAGCGCCCGCCGCTCTCGGCATGAAGATCGCGGGCGATGTTGGCCATGACCATCGGGCTGCGCGGAAAACACACGGCGATCGCGGTGCCGAGACGCACGCGTTCGGTCGCGGTCGCGGCGATCACCAGCGGCGCGAAGGGATCGTGTCCGATCTCGTAGCTGAGCACGCCGTCATAGCCTGCAGCTTCGGCCCTGCGGGCGTGGTCGGCGACGCTGCGCCAGTTGCCAAGTGGGAGACCGGTCTCTACGCGCATGGACAAATCCTTTGCCGGACGATGTGCCGGACGATCTGCGAAACGGAATGCGAGCGTATCGGCGTGACGAAGCGCGCTACTCGGGCAGCCGCGCGCCGGCGGCGATTGCCTGCGCGGTGACGCGATTTTCGTAATCCGGTGCCAGTGCCTTGATCGGATGACTTGCGGTCACCTGTCCGATGAATGGCGGGTGTATCGAATAACCGAGCAGCGCCTGCAGCCGCGGCGGCATCTGGCGGGCAACGTCGATCGGAACGCCGAGAAAGAAGTTTTCCTGCGGGCGAGCCCACGGCTGGCAGTACTGGTTCGAGAACGCGAGCCGCGGCGCATTGCTCGAGTTCGCACCGCCGCCGTGCAGCAGCGTCCCCGAGAACACGATCGCCGCACCCGCCGGCATGATTGCGGGAATGGCCTGGCGCGCGAGGCTCTCCATGTTTTCGTCGTGCCCCGGCCGGAACGAATACTGCGCGCTCGCGCGTTCCTCGTCCCACAGGTGGCTGCCGGGGATGATGCTGGTCGCTCCGTTGTCGGCGGTGAACGCGTCGACCGCGACGATCGTCGAGAGCGAGATCATCGGACGCGGCCGCGGCAGCAGATGGAACGAATCGTCGCTGTGGACCGGCTGCGGCGTCTCTCCGGGAAGGATGCGGATCGCCTGCGACGCGGTCAGCAGGTAGTTCGGAAGCAGGAAGCGATCACAGAGCGCGAGCACGCGTTCGTCGAGCACGATGTCCCAGAACACCCGCGCCCGCGCCACCAGCGTATAGACACGCTCGGTCTTGAGCCCTTCGAAGTCGTTACGCCCCGAGTTGGTATCGAGATACAGCGCCAGGACCCGCCGCACCTCCGCGAGAACGTCGGCGGACAGGAAGTCCTCGATGACCGTGTAACCGTCGCGTTCGATCCGCGCGATGTGCGAGGCCGTGTCGAAATCCATGCGCGCAGAAAAAAGCGGTCGGCGCCTGCGCAGTCAACAAACCTGACGCGCCAGGCGCGCACGATCGCGGGGAAGCCGTGGCCGCAGGCGCCGCAGGATGCCGGCCGGACCGTCGGCGATGCGCCGTTCCCGGCGCTGACAAGTGCGGCCAGGGCCATTCCCAATCTCGCCAAAATCTGCCCGGTTCATCGATTTGCGACGCAGCGTGCGGATGGCAAAGGCCTGCTGTTTCGGTGCTCGAGAACGGCTGTCCGGCCTCGGCATGCTTCCTGCTCAGACCAGCGCGCAATGTTCTACCGGGAAGCACTTCGCCGATGCTCCGCACTCGAAGACGAGGTGGCGTCCGCGTACGCGGCACTGGCGGCTTCCCCCGCGGTCGCATCGGAGCGAGCAGCCGCATGGGCAAGCGCCGCCGCGGGCGAACGGCAGAAGGCGAGGCTGCTGCATGCCGCTGCCGAGATGTCGGTCGCCCTCGGAGACGACGGGCCGTTTCTCGTCCAGGTCCCGCTGCAACTGGCTTCGCTTCGAAAGGCCGTAGACCGCGTGCGCGCGCGTCTGGACGAGGCGCCGGACGAACCGAGCGCGATCCAGCTGGTCGAATCGCTCGACGCCGCGCCGCGCAGCGAGCTCCATTCGACCCTCCTCGAGGTTGCCGGAGTCGAGATCCGTCGCGTTCTTCGACTGATCGAATCCGACACGAAATCCGCGAAACGCGGACGCGGCGCCGTTCGCAAGGCAACGTCGCACGACAGGACCGGCAAGCCTGCGGCGTTGCCGGTTCACTCGTAGGCTAGGCAGGCAGATGAACGACGAAGCGTGTTCCGCGTCGCGGAGATGGCTGGAGCTCGAGCAGTCCTCCCATGCGGTCGCATGCCATGCGGCAGAACGGCAGGCCGAGCCCGCTGTCCACGTACGCTCCCACATCGGTTCGGGGCCGAAGCGAACCCGGGTCCTTCAGCGCATCGCGAATCGTTGCCGGAAGTCCCGGGCCATCGTCGGCCACGACGACTCGGCACCAGTCCCCGTCGCGCACGCAGCCCACTTCGATCCTGCTACCGGCCGGAGTGTGACGGCACGCGTTGACGAGAAGGTTGGAGATCACGCGCCGCACCAGCACCTTGTCGAGCTGCGTAGACGGCGTGGGCGCAAGCATGGAGACGACCATCGTGTGGCCGGTCTGTTGCGCGAACGGCATCAGCTGCGAGACGCATGCGCTGACCACCTCGGAGACGTCGAACGGCTCGGCCACGAGCGGCAGCTCGCCGCCCGGAGCGCGCGCGTGCGAGACCATGTTGTCGATGATGTGCAGCACGTTCTGGCCGGTGGCTTCGACGAGCGCGAACTGCTTGCCGGGGCTTTCGGCGACATCGCGATAGCGCCGCAGCGCGGCCCGCGCGGTCGCCATCATCGCCGTGACGGGGCTACGAATGTCGTGCACGACCATGCGCAGAAGCTCCTCGCGCTTTTCCTCTTCCCGCACCTTGTTCTCGAGCGCTTCGTTGGCGAGCGCGGCTTCGTACGCGCGAACGTCGGCGGTGGCGCGCTCGACGAAGCCGCCGTAGATATACGCGTCGGTGGCAAGCGCGATGTCGAGCATGATGATCTTGCCGAAGGCTCGCGTGCAGCGCTCGGCCTGGTCGGGCTCCCCGCGAAAGCGTTCGAGGAAACATTGCCGGACGTAGTCGATCTGCACGAGGTAGCCGCCCAGGTACAGGTGCGGCTCGAGCCGGATCCGTGCGTGCGCAAGCCCAACACGAAGACGGCTCTCGAAGTACGCTTCGTCATACGGTCCGGTGCAGAGCTGGATGAAGTGCGCGCGCTGCGCCGCCTTGAGGCGCGTGACGAGAGCCGGGTCTTCCAGAAAACACCGGGTTTCCGGAAACGCCAGGATTCGCCGGTAGAACACGTCGACCATTCCGTCGGCGATCGACTCGACGAACTCGGCCTGGGCCCCGAGCAGGCTCCTGTCTTCCTCGGTGATCCCGAGGAATTCCATCCGACGCGCGCGGGCCTCCGCGTCGATACCGACAAGCTCGAGGAGCGTCGCCATGTGGACTGATTCGCACCGCACAACCAGTGAGTCAACGACTGGCGCATTGCAGCAGCAGCATCCCTGGACAAAGGTGGCACCCGATATGGCGCGCGGTTCTATTCTGGTCGTCGACGACGAGGCGGCAAGCCGCGAGAGTCTGAAGGACGTGCTCGGCGACGAAGGCTACGACGTCACCACCGCTGCCGACGGCAAGCTGGCCGTCGAGCTTCTGCAGAACAGCGAGTTCGATGTCGTGATCACCGACCTGCGCATGCCCGGGCTCGACGGCGTCGAGCTGCTGCGCGAGGTACGCCGCGTCTGCCCGCAGACCCTCGTCATCCTGATGACCGCCCACGCGAGCGTCGAGACGGCCGTCGAAGCGCTTCGCCAGGGCGCGCACGACTACATGATCAAGCCGCTGTCGTTCGACGACGTGCTGGCCAAGCTCGGACGTCTGCTCGAGCGCCGCGAGCTCGCGTGGCAGATCCAGTACCTGCGCCGTGAGGTCGAATCGAAATACGACTTCGACAACCTGATCGGCGAGAGCGCGTCCATGCGCCGCATCATGGCGCTGATGCACAAGGTGGCCGCGACCAACTCGACGGTGCTCATCACCGGCGAAAGCGGAGTGGGCAAGGAGGTCGTTGCGCGCGCGATCCATCGCGACAGTGAGCGGCGCGACAGTATCTTCCTGCCGGTGAACTGCGGCGCGATTCCCGAGACGCTTCTGGAAGCGCAGCTGTTCGGTCACACGCGCGGTGCGTTCACCGGAGCGGTGACGGCGCAGGAAGGCCTGTTCCAGCGCTCGCGCGGCGGAACCATCTTCCTCGACGAGATCGGCGAGATGCCGCTGTCGCTTCAGGTCAAGCTGCTTCGTGCAATCGAAGAGAAGGAGATCCTGCCGGTCGGCGGCACGACGCCTTCGCGCGTCGATCTTCGCATCATCGCCGCGACCAACCGGGATCTCGCGAAATGCTGCCAGGAAGGCACGTTTCGCGAAGACCTGTACTATCGCCTGAACGTGTTCGGCATCGAGATCCCGCCGCTGCGCGAACGGCGCGAGGACATTCCCGCGCTCGTCGAGTTTCTCGTGCGGCGCCACAACAC from Candidatus Limnocylindrales bacterium harbors:
- a CDS encoding protoglobin domain-containing protein, with translation MATLLELVGIDAEARARRMEFLGITEEDRSLLGAQAEFVESIADGMVDVFYRRILAFPETRCFLEDPALVTRLKAAQRAHFIQLCTGPYDEAYFESRLRVGLAHARIRLEPHLYLGGYLVQIDYVRQCFLERFRGEPDQAERCTRAFGKIIMLDIALATDAYIYGGFVERATADVRAYEAALANEALENKVREEEKREELLRMVVHDIRSPVTAMMATARAALRRYRDVAESPGKQFALVEATGQNVLHIIDNMVSHARAPGGELPLVAEPFDVSEVVSACVSQLMPFAQQTGHTMVVSMLAPTPSTQLDKVLVRRVISNLLVNACRHTPAGSRIEVGCVRDGDWCRVVVADDGPGLPATIRDALKDPGSLRPRTDVGAYVDSGLGLPFCRMACDRMGGLLELQPSPRRGTRFVVHLPA
- a CDS encoding sigma-54 dependent transcriptional regulator encodes the protein MARGSILVVDDEAASRESLKDVLGDEGYDVTTAADGKLAVELLQNSEFDVVITDLRMPGLDGVELLREVRRVCPQTLVILMTAHASVETAVEALRQGAHDYMIKPLSFDDVLAKLGRLLERRELAWQIQYLRREVESKYDFDNLIGESASMRRIMALMHKVAATNSTVLITGESGVGKEVVARAIHRDSERRDSIFLPVNCGAIPETLLEAQLFGHTRGAFTGAVTAQEGLFQRSRGGTIFLDEIGEMPLSLQVKLLRAIEEKEILPVGGTTPSRVDLRIIAATNRDLAKCCQEGTFREDLYYRLNVFGIEIPPLRERREDIPALVEFLVRRHNTEMNRRFRGVDNAAMKALLRMPWKGNIRELDNVIEHAMIVGDGEWITTADLPNRVAAASAADGAAVGDELKSAIQFYERGHIGNVMQRCEGDKKKAADLLGISLSSLYRKIEELGL
- a CDS encoding GNAT family N-acetyltransferase, producing MIEVRLACSTEMEQLFAIRREVFVRGQGVPIDREIDGLDGDATHFIAVIGDKTIGTARLRVVDGHAKVERVAVREPWRGCGAGSRLMDAVECHARAIGLTEVVLSAQVAVIPFYERRGYAAHGPVFEDAGIAHRSMHKTLCRE
- a CDS encoding TIGR03617 family F420-dependent LLM class oxidoreductase — its product is MRVETGLPLGNWRSVADHARRAEAAGYDGVLSYEIGHDPFAPLVIAATATERVRLGTAIAVCFPRSPMVMANIARDLHAESGGRFTLGLGTQVKGHNERRFSVPWTAPLPRLREYVEALRAIWRCWETGGKLAFEGQHYTFTLMTPEFSPPPTGLGPIPVTIAAVKPAMIGLAGRLCDGIRLHGFATRRYLETVAMPALEEGLRASGRERRAFEIWGGGFIATGADDEAVAKSLEAIRYRIAFYGSTRSYHGVLESHGAEELGHKLHDMSKQGRWKEMAAEVPDDLLYEFVAIGRYDQLAAAVAKRFGGIADSITIDFPRGVSTEQAAELVADLKAIPCTFRGFDAAI
- a CDS encoding iron-containing alcohol dehydrogenase; protein product: MSTMRTTALKAAHDIAIAVTGVASRLIPDRVPMTLLGAGSSRDLCSAIAEAGVKKALVVTDAVLVKLGIVARITSALEECGVATCVYDGVEPDPTSDHVAAGLAMLKRERCDAIVAIGGGSPMDAAKVISAAATNDKPLRKLEGLLKVRRQPVPLYAIPTTAGTGSEVTIAAVVSDPVTHAKKFFVDPKLLPLMTALDPELMVGLPPAVTAATGMDALTHAIESYLSKTSNQQTERWASAAIRLIFTNLPKAYEDGSNLDARRAMALASYYAGLAFTRTSVGYVHAIAHQLGAHYRTPHGLANATVLPHVLEFSMDSASSRMADMARMIGLEGTGELALARAFLDAVRELAARVGIPPTLAALQRHDIPEISRAALAEARMNYPVPRYMEMADCEALVARLLPQA
- a CDS encoding DUF1329 domain-containing protein, which translates into the protein MNRFARPPHGEFPAFAMRRSGEIVPSVLAAALALAVAGPARAADNASVARAADAPVSRNSAKAAPVAVPPPGTVVSAANVNQYRHLLSPGMQWLVERGGAMPVRAYEKIDDPPPYIEATEKFAGQVSLSPDGVTLVNHVAGKPFPKIDPDDPWIANKLMFNFGAAIAIDDSDTRNFDCDTGQVGAKGNPTRVEKHFLIDHIRRLFFRERLVVDPKPAMANRDQARFKEALYPLIEPFDLKGTGFTFTRYTDNARQDDTWLYLPQLRRVRRLSSAQRSDALFGQDTDADSFEGYQGNIAWMTWKLVGEQKILGTMHAKQLPVVWQKGSGDFLHDDVWEPRDVYIIEGVSKLPQYAYSKRVIYLDKEVFRVPFTDMYDNGGELWKVWVNNYKFAKEPIAGAKYGMPWVFGYRPSISMVDIQLEHGTYCSLPSSRFPGEQGWYVDLGDKEGTTEEFFDLSAIIAAGRG
- a CDS encoding cyclase family protein, with the translated sequence MIEQRGRGTVAAMADIDFDKIPRFSELPVRKDAPPESNWGVFGDDDELGCLNFLTARGVVEAAKLVRKGRVFRLDTPINYATPPLFNRSPARHTIVSFEQYGLLGHDDSLDAYNTQEGSQWDGLGHVGHVRHRAYYNGVTDDQIQDGTGGKLGIHKWSNKFVGRGVLIDVRAHTEKLGRPIDPLTSASYSLADLEDALAAQHATLEPGSILLVRTGWLGAYLASSDEQKIAMAPLNALAACGIESSSELIAWLWDHRVAAIGTDCPAVEPWPWSFGDESALHYRTLSLMGLPLGEQFVLDELAADCAADGSYEFMLVSAPMHLEGGIATPPNAVAIK
- a CDS encoding phytanoyl-CoA dioxygenase family protein, translating into MDFDTASHIARIERDGYTVIEDFLSADVLAEVRRVLALYLDTNSGRNDFEGLKTERVYTLVARARVFWDIVLDERVLALCDRFLLPNYLLTASQAIRILPGETPQPVHSDDSFHLLPRPRPMISLSTIVAVDAFTADNGATSIIPGSHLWDEERASAQYSFRPGHDENMESLARQAIPAIMPAGAAIVFSGTLLHGGGANSSNAPRLAFSNQYCQPWARPQENFFLGVPIDVARQMPPRLQALLGYSIHPPFIGQVTASHPIKALAPDYENRVTAQAIAAGARLPE